Proteins from one Mycobacterium sp. EPa45 genomic window:
- a CDS encoding FAD-binding oxidoreductase, producing MTDALTGRVVRPGDADYADASRGWNHLFVHRPTAVVFASSTEDVVNALAWSRNQGLAVRVRSGGHSLEGWSGVDDGVVIDVSGMKAVTIDAHARTATVGAGLNQLEAVTGLGRAGFAAPTGTEGSVGLAGATLGGGFGLLTRNFGMASDNLLAAEVVVASAGGGAEVVIADEKNNPDLLWALRGAGNGNFGIVTSLTYRIHPLAQAIFVVATWPGLNDLETVFDAWQRSAPYTDNRLTSQLEIEGDKFSVHAVLAGGSEAEALQLLSPMVSINSPDVVVQDASWATIYTDFQIPLAEDPANWKFNSQFMTEPFPPEAIRIIAQFMAKAPAGCNYFTNAFGGAVATSEPSGGSAFAHREALFYAEPGAGWGVRGGPPAPSKDADDRLRWLAEFSDALTPYANGAYVNVPNSGMPDWERAYWGPNVKRLRQIKAAYDPDNVFSYEQSITA from the coding sequence ATGACCGATGCACTCACCGGCCGGGTGGTTCGTCCCGGCGATGCCGACTACGCCGATGCCAGCCGAGGGTGGAACCACCTCTTCGTCCACCGGCCCACCGCCGTCGTGTTCGCCTCCAGCACCGAGGATGTCGTCAACGCGCTGGCATGGTCGCGCAACCAGGGCCTTGCTGTCCGGGTACGCAGCGGTGGCCATTCGCTGGAAGGCTGGTCAGGAGTTGACGACGGGGTGGTGATCGACGTGAGCGGGATGAAGGCGGTGACCATCGATGCGCACGCGCGCACCGCGACCGTCGGCGCCGGACTCAACCAGCTGGAGGCAGTCACCGGACTGGGCAGGGCCGGCTTTGCAGCCCCGACCGGAACCGAAGGCAGCGTCGGGCTTGCCGGTGCGACGCTGGGCGGCGGCTTCGGTCTGCTGACACGAAACTTCGGCATGGCGTCGGACAACCTGTTGGCCGCCGAGGTGGTGGTCGCCTCGGCCGGTGGCGGTGCCGAGGTGGTGATCGCGGACGAGAAGAACAACCCGGATCTGCTGTGGGCGCTGCGCGGTGCAGGAAACGGGAATTTCGGCATCGTGACGTCCCTGACGTATCGGATTCATCCGCTGGCGCAGGCGATCTTCGTCGTCGCGACCTGGCCTGGCCTGAATGATCTGGAGACCGTCTTCGACGCGTGGCAGCGTTCCGCTCCCTACACCGACAACCGGCTCACCAGTCAACTCGAGATCGAGGGCGACAAGTTCAGCGTGCACGCTGTCCTCGCGGGTGGTTCGGAAGCCGAAGCATTGCAGCTACTTTCGCCGATGGTGTCGATCAACAGTCCCGATGTGGTCGTGCAGGACGCCAGTTGGGCCACGATCTACACCGACTTTCAGATCCCCCTCGCCGAAGACCCGGCAAACTGGAAGTTCAACTCGCAGTTCATGACCGAGCCGTTCCCGCCCGAGGCGATACGCATCATCGCTCAGTTTATGGCGAAGGCACCGGCGGGATGCAACTACTTCACCAACGCTTTCGGTGGTGCGGTGGCCACCAGCGAACCGTCGGGTGGTTCGGCCTTTGCGCACCGGGAAGCGCTGTTCTACGCCGAACCCGGCGCCGGCTGGGGGGTCCGCGGTGGTCCGCCGGCGCCCTCGAAGGACGCAGATGACCGCCTCAGGTGGCTGGCCGAGTTCAGCGATGCGTTGACGCCCTACGCCAACGGCGCCTACGTGAACGTGCCGAACTCGGGCATGCCGGACTGGGAGCGGGCCTACTGGGGACCCAATGTCAAACGGCTGCGCCAGATCAAGGCCGCCTACGATCCCGACAACGTGTTCAGCTACGAGCAGAGCATCACGGCCTAG
- a CDS encoding pyridoxamine 5'-phosphate oxidase family protein — protein sequence MDEQELAGELGHPGAQRLLSGAMARLAYNGHDGFPRVVPVGFHWTGERIVVSTAPTSPKARALASRPQVAVTIDGGSSPEEATALLVRGLATLETVDGVTAEYLASARNSMSGDELAEFERNVQSTYRQMVRISIEPLWARFYDFGSGRLPKFLAELTTDS from the coding sequence ATGGACGAGCAAGAACTGGCGGGGGAGTTGGGCCACCCCGGCGCCCAGAGGCTGCTGTCGGGCGCGATGGCCCGGCTCGCCTACAACGGTCACGATGGCTTCCCGCGGGTCGTTCCCGTCGGGTTCCATTGGACGGGCGAACGGATCGTGGTATCCACCGCACCGACGTCGCCGAAAGCCCGCGCACTGGCCTCCCGCCCGCAGGTCGCCGTGACCATCGACGGCGGGTCCTCGCCGGAAGAGGCGACGGCATTGTTGGTGCGGGGCCTGGCCACGCTGGAGACCGTCGACGGCGTCACCGCGGAATATCTGGCGTCAGCGCGTAATTCGATGAGTGGTGACGAACTCGCCGAGTTCGAACGCAACGTTCAGTCGACCTACCGGCAGATGGTGCGCATCTCGATCGAACCGCTCTGGGCGCGGTTCTACGACTTCGGCTCCGGCCGACTGCCCAAATTCCTCGCGGAGTTGACCACCGACAGCTAG